In a genomic window of Acidilobus saccharovorans 345-15:
- a CDS encoding Mov34/MPN/PAD-1 family protein gives MRSLVIGRGLAEHLRMLSMGRSEETGLCLGIGNRVLALEPAENVLRSPTEFMANPLDIVAGYAVAENLGVEVVALYHTHPGGLPVPSDKDAEGMRLWPLPWIIASRSGLRAWVLSNDAPEEIAIEIV, from the coding sequence TTGAGGAGCCTAGTTATCGGCAGGGGCCTCGCGGAGCACCTCAGGATGCTCTCCATGGGGAGGAGCGAGGAGACGGGGCTATGCCTTGGGATAGGCAACAGGGTGCTCGCGCTGGAGCCGGCCGAGAACGTGCTGAGGTCGCCGACTGAGTTCATGGCCAACCCGCTCGACATAGTTGCCGGCTATGCAGTAGCAGAGAACCTAGGAGTGGAGGTCGTAGCGCTTTACCACACGCATCCCGGCGGCCTCCCTGTGCCAAGCGATAAGGACGCCGAGGGCATGAGGCTCTGGCCGCTTCCATGGATAATAGCCTCGAGGAGCGGCCTAAGGGCGTGGGTTTTAAGCAATGACGCGCCTGAAGAGATAGCTATTGAAATTGTGTAG
- a CDS encoding substrate-binding domain-containing protein has protein sequence MEAVELTLPPYDSLSDIHGYTDGVPMSFAGNQWFLVDKIVEILLRSGIRAYIETIPPGIVRQRALGAPLKVGTLTFSARPQVVSLPPALLEGLQLEERYEYVEDTIVLAYRGSRPNVSSWCDIREIPRLAIPNPVTEGIGAQVRDAIQRSCGGYESLASRSFITRVHHREIPPLLYGNVIDAGVMWISEARYWGLNYVVPQPELRGRLAFALLSGASEDARRAYRVLVNSRDELKAAYEAYGFKWIGS, from the coding sequence ATGGAGGCCGTGGAGCTCACGCTGCCTCCCTATGACTCGCTCTCTGACATACATGGCTATACCGATGGCGTTCCCATGTCCTTCGCTGGCAACCAGTGGTTCCTAGTCGACAAGATCGTTGAGATCCTCCTGAGGAGCGGCATAAGGGCCTACATAGAGACCATACCTCCTGGAATAGTGAGGCAGAGGGCCCTCGGGGCGCCGCTTAAGGTGGGGACACTTACCTTCTCGGCCAGGCCCCAGGTGGTTTCCCTGCCGCCAGCGCTTCTGGAGGGCCTACAGCTTGAGGAAAGGTATGAGTACGTCGAGGACACTATAGTGCTGGCCTACAGGGGGTCAAGGCCTAACGTCAGCTCATGGTGCGACATCAGGGAGATCCCAAGGCTTGCTATACCAAACCCTGTGACCGAGGGCATAGGCGCCCAGGTAAGGGACGCCATACAGAGGTCCTGCGGAGGGTATGAGTCGCTGGCGTCCCGCTCCTTCATAACTAGGGTTCACCACAGGGAGATACCGCCCCTGCTCTACGGCAACGTGATAGACGCCGGCGTCATGTGGATCTCTGAGGCCAGGTACTGGGGCCTCAACTACGTGGTGCCGCAGCCTGAGCTCAGGGGGCGGCTGGCCTTCGCGCTCCTGAGCGGCGCCAGCGAGGACGCCAGGAGGGCCTACAGGGTCCTGGTGAACTCAAGGGATGAACTTAAGGCTGCCTATGAGGCCTACGGCTTCAAGTGGATAGGAAGTTGA
- a CDS encoding CDGSH iron-sulfur domain-containing protein yields MARIVLHERNHPYIIKLDNGKELHICACGLSQNKPYCDGHHKLTLNEEPGKIYVYKPDGTRVELISYYPEGQGK; encoded by the coding sequence ATGGCAAGGATAGTGCTTCATGAGAGGAACCATCCTTATATCATAAAGTTAGATAACGGAAAGGAACTCCACATATGCGCCTGCGGCCTCTCCCAGAACAAGCCGTACTGCGACGGCCATCATAAGCTGACCCTGAACGAGGAGCCAGGTAAGATTTACGTCTATAAGCCTGACGGCACGAGGGTCGAGCTCATAAGCTACTACCCTGAGGGGCAGGGCAAGTAA
- a CDS encoding SDR family oxidoreductase produces MVSASPRWLRLRALITASSRGIGFGVAKVMLSRGHEVTINGSSEEHVNNALRQLSPLGRVHGVVADMTAREGVVKLVSEAVKAMGGLEGLVFIAPPPKPGKFEELSPADWELGARQLMLSAVWLVQEALPYLKASRGSIVILSSFAIREPVEVLALSNVIRISLAGLTRTLARELGKYGIRVNMVLPGNIETDRSRQVIESRARAKGISYEEELKIEMADVPLGRIGKPEEVGEVVEFLLSDRASYVSGAAIPVDGGLLHGVF; encoded by the coding sequence GTGGTCTCAGCTTCCCCTAGGTGGCTAAGGCTGAGGGCCTTAATAACGGCCTCTAGCAGGGGCATAGGTTTTGGAGTCGCCAAGGTCATGCTTTCGAGGGGGCATGAGGTCACGATAAACGGCAGCTCCGAGGAGCACGTGAACAACGCCCTGAGGCAGCTGTCCCCCCTGGGCAGGGTGCACGGCGTTGTGGCCGACATGACCGCCCGCGAGGGCGTGGTGAAACTTGTCTCGGAGGCGGTTAAAGCAATGGGAGGGCTCGAGGGCCTCGTCTTCATAGCGCCGCCGCCGAAGCCAGGGAAGTTCGAGGAGCTGAGCCCTGCTGACTGGGAGCTCGGCGCCAGGCAGCTGATGCTGAGCGCGGTGTGGCTCGTGCAGGAGGCGCTGCCCTACCTTAAGGCCAGCAGGGGAAGCATAGTGATACTCTCAAGCTTTGCCATAAGGGAGCCCGTGGAGGTGCTGGCGCTGAGCAACGTGATAAGGATTTCCCTGGCCGGCCTGACCAGGACCCTGGCCAGGGAGCTGGGCAAGTACGGCATCAGGGTCAACATGGTGCTGCCCGGCAACATAGAGACTGACAGGTCGAGGCAGGTGATAGAGAGCAGGGCCAGGGCTAAGGGCATAAGCTACGAGGAGGAGCTCAAAATAGAAATGGCTGACGTCCCGCTAGGCAGGATAGGAAAGCCGGAGGAGGTCGGGGAGGTGGTGGAGTTCCTCCTGAGCGACAGGGCCAGCTACGTGAGCGGCGCTGCCATACCGGTTGACGGCGGGCTGCTGCACGGAGTCTTTTAG
- a CDS encoding bifunctional ADP-dependent NAD(P)H-hydrate dehydratase/NAD(P)H-hydrate epimerase, giving the protein MELECPGFIRNPETWTTEDTRAYETNTVWLGLPLLLLMENAGRAVADAVECVLGDVRNRKVVVYAGKGGNGGDAIVAARHLALRGADVTVYLLYDPKLMEHRDAALNLQHLQRLKTVKVVHLDDPRDYSPQEADALIDGILGIGVRGKLREPVASALAAFNASKGLRVAVDIPTGLDPDTGKAVEGTARVDITVTMGTLKPGLLADEAKPYVGQVLVADIGMPRDAYIYAGPGDVAARIPRRPRDAYKGGNGKVLSVGGSYHYFGAPFYMASAALYAGADLSFLAAPEDVARSAATANPGIIPVPLKGDIITREHVKDLVEEARHVNAVAIGPGLGTAEETKQAVAEFLEAIRGKPTVIDADALKAVAELRPKLWPEAVLTPHRGEARMLAGHDGEPQELAAEIAKTYGATVIVKAPKPPGDVICSPDGRCRFNLTGHPAMAVGGTGDVLTGITAGFLARRAALSKSLEPLNIAAAAAWTSGRAGELAVEEKGDNITAIDVLNKVQAAIREAYSLISGGG; this is encoded by the coding sequence TTGGAGCTGGAGTGTCCCGGTTTTATCAGGAACCCAGAGACTTGGACCACTGAGGACACCAGGGCCTACGAAACAAACACCGTGTGGCTCGGCCTCCCCCTGCTCCTCCTCATGGAGAACGCTGGGAGGGCCGTGGCAGACGCCGTCGAGTGTGTCCTGGGTGACGTGAGGAACAGGAAGGTCGTAGTTTACGCTGGCAAGGGGGGCAACGGCGGGGACGCCATAGTAGCGGCGAGGCACCTGGCCCTGAGAGGGGCTGACGTCACAGTTTACCTCCTATACGACCCAAAGCTCATGGAGCACAGGGACGCCGCGCTGAACCTGCAGCACCTCCAGAGGCTTAAGACGGTAAAGGTGGTACACCTTGACGACCCCAGGGACTACAGCCCCCAGGAGGCCGATGCGCTCATAGACGGCATACTGGGCATAGGCGTGAGAGGCAAGCTGAGGGAGCCCGTCGCCAGCGCCCTGGCAGCCTTCAACGCGTCCAAGGGCCTCAGGGTTGCCGTGGACATACCGACTGGCCTCGACCCTGACACTGGGAAGGCCGTCGAGGGGACCGCGAGGGTGGACATAACTGTGACCATGGGCACGCTTAAGCCAGGGCTTCTGGCCGACGAGGCTAAGCCTTACGTGGGTCAGGTGCTGGTGGCCGACATAGGGATGCCGAGGGACGCCTACATTTACGCCGGCCCTGGCGACGTCGCCGCCAGGATCCCAAGGAGGCCCAGGGACGCCTACAAGGGGGGCAACGGCAAGGTCCTGAGCGTCGGCGGCTCCTACCATTACTTTGGGGCGCCGTTCTACATGGCCTCCGCAGCGCTCTACGCCGGGGCAGACCTCTCGTTCCTGGCGGCGCCCGAGGACGTGGCGAGGTCCGCCGCCACGGCGAACCCAGGCATAATACCGGTGCCGCTCAAGGGCGATATCATTACTAGGGAACACGTTAAGGACCTGGTCGAGGAGGCCAGGCACGTGAACGCGGTCGCAATAGGCCCAGGGCTCGGCACCGCGGAGGAGACCAAGCAGGCTGTGGCGGAGTTCCTCGAGGCCATAAGGGGCAAGCCAACCGTCATAGACGCTGACGCCCTCAAGGCTGTCGCTGAGCTCAGGCCTAAGCTGTGGCCAGAGGCCGTGCTAACGCCTCACAGGGGCGAGGCCAGGATGCTCGCGGGCCACGACGGGGAACCCCAGGAGCTCGCGGCAGAGATAGCCAAGACCTACGGCGCTACCGTGATAGTTAAGGCGCCTAAGCCCCCGGGCGACGTAATATGCAGCCCCGACGGCAGGTGCAGGTTCAACCTGACGGGCCACCCAGCCATGGCAGTAGGCGGCACCGGGGACGTGCTCACTGGGATAACCGCGGGCTTCCTGGCCAGGAGGGCCGCCCTCTCAAAGAGCTTGGAGCCTCTCAACATAGCTGCTGCGGCCGCTTGGACCTCTGGCAGGGCGGGCGAGCTGGCGGTCGAGGAGAAAGGGGATAACATAACGGCAATTGATGTGTTGAACAAGGTCCAGGCGGCCATAAGGGAGGCCTACTCGCTCATCTCGGGCGGCGGCTGA
- a CDS encoding MFS transporter: MKEPTRSLVYLSVLRSVRSVAAGILFIVFPYMVRELLHGSLFELGIMYAVAGLATAGLSIIVGYMADLIGRKASLYISSVLLVLTPIVMLVKFNLATAFAAAILGGISATGAMGAGGVGGVVGPVQNAIIADLTHRGNRTKLISLLSFIGSVTAAAGTLIGGMFNYREELLLATVISAASMLLIPQLRLPDVRARGLSMKSKVNAFKFSVTGMLNGLTNGLTVPFIVPIFIYVYDAPRYLTGEVTTAASLIATFSMLLAPKLEESLGFLRSIYITRGLTIPIMLAFPLVGNFWAAVGLYLAYPMLRVIAIPVQQSFLLELTPPEERGRVSGYNQGSRLLLSSVGTFIGSPFFYLQDASLLGLMPLYAVPFLAYAVAMGANIYLYRRFFGADEARLRGSSAGVEA; encoded by the coding sequence ATGAAGGAGCCCACCAGGTCGCTTGTTTACCTGAGCGTGCTGAGGTCCGTGAGGAGCGTCGCAGCCGGGATACTCTTTATAGTGTTCCCCTACATGGTGCGTGAGCTGCTTCACGGGAGCCTCTTTGAGCTCGGCATAATGTACGCCGTGGCGGGGCTTGCCACAGCGGGGCTCTCAATCATAGTCGGCTACATGGCTGACCTCATTGGAAGGAAGGCCTCGCTATACATATCCTCCGTCCTCCTGGTGCTGACGCCCATAGTAATGCTTGTTAAATTTAACCTAGCCACAGCGTTCGCGGCTGCCATACTCGGAGGCATATCAGCCACCGGAGCCATGGGGGCGGGAGGCGTCGGGGGCGTCGTGGGGCCCGTGCAGAACGCCATAATAGCTGACCTAACCCACAGGGGCAACAGGACGAAGCTCATATCGCTGCTTTCCTTCATAGGCAGCGTCACAGCCGCGGCTGGAACTCTGATCGGCGGCATGTTTAACTACAGGGAGGAGCTCCTTCTGGCCACCGTGATAAGCGCTGCCTCGATGCTGCTCATACCGCAGCTCAGGCTCCCAGACGTGAGGGCCAGGGGCCTGAGCATGAAGTCCAAGGTCAACGCCTTTAAGTTTTCAGTGACCGGGATGCTCAACGGCCTCACCAACGGCCTCACTGTGCCATTTATAGTGCCCATATTCATCTATGTCTATGACGCCCCGAGGTACCTGACCGGCGAGGTGACAACGGCCGCGTCGCTTATAGCCACGTTCTCAATGCTGCTGGCGCCGAAGCTTGAGGAGTCCCTGGGCTTCCTGAGGAGCATATACATAACCAGGGGGCTCACGATACCCATAATGCTGGCGTTCCCCCTGGTCGGCAACTTCTGGGCCGCCGTGGGCCTCTACCTAGCGTACCCCATGCTGAGGGTCATAGCAATACCTGTGCAGCAGTCCTTCCTGCTCGAGCTCACCCCGCCCGAGGAGAGGGGGAGGGTCTCAGGCTACAACCAGGGGTCAAGGCTTCTCCTCTCATCAGTTGGCACCTTCATAGGCTCCCCGTTCTTCTACCTGCAGGACGCATCACTGCTCGGCCTCATGCCCCTCTACGCAGTGCCGTTCTTGGCCTACGCCGTGGCCATGGGGGCTAACATATACCTTTATAGGAGGTTCTTCGGAGCTGACGAGGCAAGGCTAAGGGGGTCAAGCGCTGGAGTTGAGGCCTGA
- a CDS encoding MFS transporter: MRPEDRLAIIGALRVLGFSIALPFAGLALNLDFREPLAVVSEFYASLAVASAVGQVVGGYVSDRTGRVRTMFMSGLVASLSLAVAALLWRATAIEVLLAVQSFFSNAYSVASMAIVGDYFSEHSSLVKAYGRLRVGSNLGWALGIAVGGELYALIGFRWLLAVTSAVLAASLAALWGLGEPPRSELAVAFERPTPVMVKFLAPTFMTFIIAGLMGYPLVQYFSGFLRISTSYSGALLAINGLMVVLLQDMVARKASAHSPAKSLATGMAIYGLGYGLMPMVNSVPAAALDIMLITLGEMIVMPVSSAVAAELSSPRARGSHMSLYGIANTIGRNLSSAIFAAAAYSLGASYGWALMASIAMASSVGYLAVIG; encoded by the coding sequence TTGAGGCCTGAGGACAGGCTAGCTATAATAGGCGCCCTGAGGGTGCTGGGCTTCTCTATAGCGTTGCCCTTCGCTGGGCTGGCGCTTAACCTTGACTTCAGGGAGCCCCTGGCGGTGGTCTCAGAGTTCTACGCTTCGCTTGCGGTGGCCAGCGCCGTGGGCCAGGTGGTCGGCGGCTACGTCAGCGACAGGACGGGAAGGGTGAGGACCATGTTTATGAGCGGGCTCGTGGCGTCCCTCAGCCTGGCCGTGGCGGCCCTCCTCTGGAGGGCTACAGCCATAGAGGTGCTGCTCGCCGTTCAGTCCTTCTTCTCCAACGCCTACTCGGTCGCCAGCATGGCAATAGTGGGGGACTACTTCAGCGAGCACTCCAGCCTGGTGAAGGCCTACGGAAGGCTCAGGGTCGGCTCCAACCTCGGCTGGGCCCTCGGAATAGCTGTTGGCGGGGAGCTCTACGCGCTCATAGGCTTTAGGTGGCTCCTCGCGGTGACCTCGGCCGTCCTGGCGGCCTCCCTGGCGGCCCTCTGGGGGCTTGGTGAGCCGCCAAGGAGCGAGCTGGCCGTCGCCTTCGAGAGGCCGACCCCTGTCATGGTGAAGTTCCTGGCCCCCACGTTCATGACCTTTATAATAGCTGGGCTCATGGGCTACCCGCTCGTGCAGTACTTCTCAGGGTTTCTGAGGATAAGCACGAGCTACTCTGGGGCGCTGCTGGCCATAAACGGCCTCATGGTAGTTCTACTACAGGACATGGTAGCTAGGAAGGCCAGCGCGCACAGCCCGGCCAAGTCCCTCGCCACGGGCATGGCAATCTACGGCCTGGGCTACGGCCTCATGCCTATGGTCAACAGCGTCCCGGCCGCCGCCTTGGACATAATGCTAATTACCTTGGGCGAAATGATAGTGATGCCTGTCTCTTCGGCGGTAGCTGCGGAGCTCAGCTCCCCTAGGGCCAGGGGGTCCCACATGAGCCTCTACGGCATAGCTAATACTATTGGAAGGAACCTCTCCTCGGCCATCTTCGCTGCAGCAGCCTACTCCCTGGGGGCCTCCTATGGGTGGGCCCTCATGGCCTCCATAGCTATGGCCTCGTCCGTAGGCTACCTCGCTGTAATAGGCTGA
- a CDS encoding cysteine hydrolase family protein — translation MSALRPALVIVDMLNDFIDGALATPEAKATVAPARKVLEAFRRNGWPVIYVNDAHYPTDIEMPLWGPHAMKGTRGAEVYSELAPREGEYVLEKHAYSGFFGTALDHILRSLGVDTVVLVGLDADICVRHTAADAFFRGYKVVVVRDAVAARIDKNWETYYKKVYGATVLNSDEVESYLRSAQPITAR, via the coding sequence GTGAGCGCTTTGAGGCCCGCGCTTGTAATTGTTGACATGCTTAATGACTTCATTGATGGGGCGCTCGCGACCCCGGAGGCCAAGGCCACGGTGGCCCCCGCGAGAAAGGTCCTTGAGGCCTTCAGGCGCAACGGCTGGCCAGTCATATACGTCAATGACGCCCACTACCCGACAGACATAGAGATGCCCCTCTGGGGGCCGCACGCCATGAAGGGGACCAGGGGGGCCGAGGTCTACAGCGAGCTGGCGCCCAGGGAGGGCGAGTATGTCCTCGAGAAGCACGCCTACAGCGGCTTCTTCGGCACGGCCCTGGACCACATACTTAGGTCCCTCGGCGTTGATACGGTAGTCCTAGTGGGGCTTGACGCGGACATATGCGTCAGGCACACGGCGGCAGACGCCTTCTTCAGGGGCTACAAGGTTGTCGTTGTTAGGGACGCGGTGGCCGCAAGGATTGACAAGAACTGGGAGACCTACTACAAGAAGGTCTACGGCGCGACCGTGCTCAACAGTGACGAGGTGGAGAGCTACCTCAGGTCAGCTCAGCCTATTACAGCGAGGTAG
- a CDS encoding prenyltransferase, translating to MANLVDYIKSTRPWTVAFSALIYMLGVFAAVRLGLGISYLLVGLGLAGEALVHTMVNMFNDYFDFKLGFDSAPSPVRLHPILNGITKPCNLRRDAIAVGLAGLSLGVAVTVLGRPLAMVFGLIGIFFGYGYSDPRIGFKYRALGDLAYPLSMVVLAEAGFYLASGRLLPEGLLAGLPVVIATEGVLFANYWRDTDRDRSLGARTLAQVLGPRLSAAYYAAVLLASLASVVVLVTIGLYPVLSLASLASAAYAAKLLRESMAGRLEKLDFETAVYSYLIGFLVLAGMALSLA from the coding sequence ATGGCAAACTTAGTAGACTACATAAAGTCCACCAGGCCTTGGACTGTGGCGTTCTCAGCGCTAATTTACATGCTAGGCGTGTTCGCTGCGGTCAGGCTGGGCCTGGGCATAAGCTACCTCCTTGTGGGCCTGGGCCTTGCTGGGGAGGCCCTGGTGCATACCATGGTTAACATGTTCAACGACTACTTCGACTTCAAGCTCGGCTTTGACTCGGCCCCCAGCCCCGTCAGGCTTCACCCAATACTTAACGGCATAACCAAGCCCTGCAACCTGAGGAGGGACGCCATCGCCGTTGGCCTCGCGGGGCTCTCGCTGGGGGTCGCGGTGACGGTGCTGGGCAGGCCCCTGGCCATGGTGTTTGGCCTTATAGGCATATTCTTCGGCTACGGCTACAGCGACCCCCGCATAGGCTTCAAGTACAGGGCCCTCGGCGACCTGGCGTACCCGCTTTCAATGGTTGTCCTGGCAGAGGCGGGCTTTTACCTTGCGAGCGGGAGGCTCCTGCCAGAGGGCCTCCTGGCCGGCCTGCCGGTGGTTATTGCCACTGAGGGGGTGCTCTTTGCAAACTACTGGAGGGACACGGATAGGGACCGCTCCCTAGGCGCAAGGACCCTAGCGCAGGTCCTGGGCCCCCGGCTGTCGGCCGCCTACTACGCGGCCGTTCTCCTCGCCTCCTTAGCGTCGGTGGTCGTGCTCGTGACCATAGGACTATACCCGGTCCTCTCGCTTGCGTCGCTGGCCTCAGCAGCCTACGCGGCGAAGCTGCTCAGGGAGTCTATGGCTGGGAGGCTGGAGAAGCTTGACTTTGAGACAGCCGTTTACTCATACCTAATCGGTTTCCTGGTGCTCGCTGGAATGGCCTTAAGCCTAGCTTAA
- a CDS encoding 2-oxo acid dehydrogenase subunit E2 yields the protein MPTQRRLAGAEEFFAASMTLREAGPRLSLMRLMSFDGMIKAREELSRKAPLQRLTPTVILLKVMGALLSRPQYNELNSRVDQDTVITYESVNVALPIYRERGRTTVIVVEDVNRKTVEELSSEVRSAKEGTDYSKATFLLVNLGVMGIDAITGISLPGIASSVAIGRIRKGPVYDEARDRTVTANIAWVTLTVDPRVVGPDVTGSFLADLASVLANKDLVLQLLS from the coding sequence ATGCCCACCCAGAGGAGGTTAGCGGGCGCTGAGGAGTTCTTCGCCGCATCTATGACGTTACGTGAGGCGGGCCCCAGGCTTAGCCTCATGAGGCTCATGTCATTTGACGGCATGATTAAGGCGAGGGAGGAGCTCAGCAGGAAGGCGCCGCTTCAGAGGCTCACGCCGACGGTAATCCTGCTTAAGGTTATGGGCGCCCTGCTCTCAAGGCCCCAGTATAATGAGCTTAACTCCAGGGTTGACCAGGACACGGTTATAACTTACGAGTCCGTCAACGTAGCGCTCCCAATATATAGGGAGAGGGGGAGAACGACAGTCATAGTAGTTGAGGACGTAAACAGGAAGACCGTTGAGGAGCTGTCCTCAGAGGTGAGGTCGGCCAAGGAGGGCACCGACTACTCAAAGGCCACGTTCCTCCTCGTAAACCTCGGCGTGATGGGCATAGACGCCATAACTGGCATCAGCCTGCCCGGCATAGCCTCGTCGGTAGCGATAGGCAGGATCAGGAAGGGGCCTGTCTACGACGAGGCCAGGGATAGGACGGTCACTGCGAACATAGCGTGGGTCACGCTTACTGTGGACCCAAGGGTGGTGGGGCCGGACGTCACAGGGTCCTTCCTGGCGGACCTGGCCAGCGTGCTGGCTAACAAGGACCTGGTGCTTCAGCTCTTGTCTTGA
- a CDS encoding DUF2258 domain-containing protein, with translation MPRLSTGLIIVGAYATKVRRALFALLSDRAKGDKEWSRRIAYSSAQLNRVLFELLVRKLKLDKGDVVRVRIEFDVDENSKEIRWKWNTLAVEAFRRVSQEDLNAAMRDTISTAEQLAAIPRYSLVKLGSTIDGDVLYSLSLNGEDVGAIIVTPLEGGVLIKGGAVLSPSPATIKRSQLKLRGRTPEDAIMDALPGLLQEEQDQERASKIINELRSRLSPEITSSDKP, from the coding sequence TTGCCCCGACTAAGTACAGGCCTCATAATAGTGGGCGCTTACGCCACAAAGGTTCGAAGGGCGCTCTTCGCACTTCTCAGCGACAGGGCTAAGGGGGACAAGGAGTGGTCCAGGAGGATTGCCTACTCATCAGCCCAGCTCAACAGGGTGCTCTTTGAGCTCCTGGTGAGGAAGCTTAAGCTTGATAAGGGTGACGTGGTCAGGGTCAGGATAGAGTTCGACGTTGATGAGAACTCCAAGGAGATCAGGTGGAAGTGGAACACCCTAGCCGTGGAAGCCTTCAGGAGGGTTAGCCAGGAGGACCTGAACGCGGCGATGCGCGACACCATTTCCACCGCGGAGCAGCTGGCGGCCATTCCAAGGTATTCGCTTGTCAAGCTGGGCTCCACAATAGATGGCGACGTACTTTACTCACTCAGCCTAAATGGCGAGGACGTGGGAGCTATCATAGTGACTCCCCTTGAAGGGGGCGTGCTCATAAAGGGAGGCGCCGTCCTCTCGCCATCGCCGGCCACAATAAAGAGGTCACAGCTTAAGCTGAGGGGCCGCACCCCTGAGGACGCTATAATGGACGCGCTGCCAGGCCTCTTACAGGAGGAGCAAGATCAAGAGCGCGCATCTAAGATTATAAATGAGCTCAGGTCAAGGCTGAGCCCTGAGATAACGAGCTCGGATAAGCCATAA